attcatagatataagaagggagagggatgggtAACGCAATGTAAAGGGCATTGACGATCCGCGTTGCGGTCAACgtttcttctttatttcctccaacccatgcttttagctagtactaggctataaactagctattgagctccatgtattagcaatggctagtggaacagtcacaacaaggtagcagcaatagttagtgagaccctccaagcagtaaaaagcagttTGGACAGgcaaattcttgagaggagctctgtctgtaccgttgagtattccagtacagtcacagacatgatagagaattatagaaatgtagcaaagttctgtcgtaaattactgtgccgatacgatgaaccaactatcaatgaatacaaagagacatttacctacattcaatcattgatgtaactttctaaatgggtacacaaaaagtctgcttttaaaaaccagcttactaagacaaaaatgaacattacttaccaacctaaagccaagtggctttgattttacttgcatacaatgcccagctacttaagaaagagggaatcattaatattttgggctgtagtctcagcctctccttgtagaaggtacacaaagccactagatagagccgaaacgataatacaacactcaaaaaactgcctttgaaagttttcaagctcttggtgagatacgcaacgcttctatatgatgcacagtagatgtggatgctcagcacagtactaagagtcccagtggggagctgtgaatgatagtaataacatttcccgctgggtTGGCGGGGTGTCTAGAGCCGCAACTCGGATCAACCTTTTGGCattacacagaagtgattgtgcgcacgtgctccgtttcccatccctctcccttcttatatctatggttaattgcatgccagtctcatgaattagccgcccttcctaagtGAGAGacctaggaagggcggctgattcatgagactaaccTTAACCAACAAGCTGAAagacatcatgcatgcaagacAGCCTGGAGCAAAGAGCTTGCCATCAATATAGAATCATGTCAGGGAACACTCCAAAACAACCAGCTATAAGAAGCCATCATCTATGATTAAAAGAAGTTATATccaggaccatgcatgtaccacagcAGAAGAGCCTGAGGCCTCctttacaatgtatatacgtataaagtggaccgtacatgcatgctacatgcaacAAAGGCCAGCTATTGAGAAGCCTGGCCAAAATCTCATCCGCCCTGTGTTCGACTGTGGGagggagcagctcaatactTGACTGAAAGTGGTCGCAAAGCAGCTAGGCTAAACGCACAAGTTAGTTTTATTCTCTGTTTTACGTTTTAATAATTTATTCTCGTTCACAcagttaatgtgcatgtgacgCTCATTCAACTCCAAAATGATCTTGTTGTTGCCAAACCAGTTCAAGATACGACAAGAAATGAAGATTTTGATGAGCTCGAGCATTCTTCCTCATTAGTATTCACACCTGAGTTTGCCAATGTGGTCAATGTCGATGGATTGAGAATTAAAGACGGCAAGGTGTTTGTTATTTGGAAGTGGCAGGTGCTACATCCACAAGACAAGACGGTAATAATAGTGAGGGGAATTGCTGCTTGTTTTCGGCCAACGGAACCCCGGACTATTTAGATGCAGAGTCTGAAACAGTCACACACCATACCTTTCAAGGTGATCGGATGTATTAAGGAAAAACTATATCCAAAAGTACTCTGAAAAGCAAGTGTACTTATTGACGAAGGTGTCCCTGTACCTATTATATAGAAGTACATATTGAACCTGACAATCCTGTGACTCCAAATGCAATTGCGTTGTAGACGGTTCCTTTGGATACGTAGTGAAGGAAGCACGGGATGCTGTGTACGATGCCCTCATAAGGAATGACATTACTGTTGTAACAAGTGGGTCAAATATGTCAGTGACTGGTATATACCGTATGGGCCCAGGGTTTTTTTGCTAACATAGCAACGAAAGGTGTATGGCcatcaaattaatgttgaaaTACACATTAAGTACTGTTGTCGCCTAACCTAATTTTGCGTTGATCGATTTCCAATGACTGCATTAATTTAATTGTATAACACTCGCACAACTATAAACAATCATGTTCTAATAGCACTGTTCACCGCTCatgtcattttttgttgtacatttctattgaaattcgaccaagtgcagcaataacatgcatcatataattatacacgtattaatagctgttagccatgaatataaTGCTGCTCATAATTATCAATGTCCAATTTATAAATAGTTGTGGTCAGTTATATTGCAATAACTTGTGAGGGAGGAGGATGATCAACTGGCACATTGTAGTTTATATTCGCACGTACATCAAATTAAGGCATTTGATAAAACAGTAATAATTGATGGCAACGAGGGATTTATTTGTTTGGGAGAACTTTCCTCCAATTTTACTTGACTGTGTGAAGTGTAAAATGTGCCCACCATATCTCTGAAGAAGCATTCCACATCTCACATCTTCAGTTGTGAAAGCTCTTGAATGCTTGATATCTCCTCAGTGCAAGTGAGAGAGATCTTTATAGCAGTTCACTCCTGTGTACCATggtttagcctcgattcaaggccgcttTAGAAGCTGTAAAGCGGACTTGAGTCGAGGCTAACCATGGTTAGGCTCTTGAATCAGCCACCCttccaggggcgtagctaccattgtttcctggttgcccaggagctgctgagaaaattgggcagggctctcctataattgaaatcaagcagccctgcccatcttttcatgcacgtggctgcaaatcagCTAGAGATGGCACCATgaagcgtttcactttggctttgtctcagctagtctcagctagctagctagctacctcaaataaagaagaccaagacttaagttctagtaGATCTATCAAtcccagtattctcagactcagctctaagcacaactttattcaggaagtataagtttagaacaatctcagccacatgaaacctctcaggtaaatgacatttaattgtgctcagctagactagcaatacacaattaattaaCACCTGCCTTTTAGtatgtctatagctagctagctagcttctcacaaacatgtaaaaaaagtcaatgagcagtaggtgtgccccaatcaagagggtgtggcaccGGACGTGGGCGTGgtcgaaaatttcgcggcaCTACCGCGCCGCTGATTTTTCTAAGGaaacccctgtctcaaaagtctggctacgcccctgcctTCTCAAGGTCTCTCCCCCTCAGGTAgaaagggcggctaattcatgagactggcatgcaattaaACGGCAATTAGAGACCTAATTAGCAAAGGTTAAGTGCTTTGCGCCTCCTCTGGGTCTTTCTCAGAGTCTTTCTCAAttaagagcggcctggaatcgaggctaccacACACAtctaagataattataattagaaaatgcttgtagtaatactgcaatctgataggtcactgagaggtccattatttcacttatggacctgaggtcttctaagtaggtctattatactgattatgcctacaggcaagatgatgtcaagattaacatgtatggaacatggcaatatcacacagtttatgttgaagtcatagtaacgatgatacagtgcatcattaaaaattaatttttttttaagttttgcgttctgcagtgccgctttgcagcttttatctctctcttgcagctacaatagctagtgctctagtgcagagctaactactatgacaatagcaactttttatttgcaatgcgtgattctcaagaaacagaaactgccttcatcaatgtgagttttttttatgtagactagccagagcaaagctttaacgttgcttgaggcttgtagaaactcttggtttcagagtcttctttgtgttaatatagcctagcttgcttagcactattctaaaccagttataggcctcgtcaacggtcactatggagttttgagaccctcaggcccttagtagcaccctcgctacgctcgagatgctacagcctcgggccttcaggtctcaaaaccccatagagaccttggactcagtctataactattatttatttactgattcagtccgtatcctaggtgatgtccagtaattatattatataattacttcccccaggcacTATTCTTATAATCTACTTCCCCAGCAGATTTGAATTGCATCTTGACAAAATTTGGTACATGCAAGCAATAAAAttcaaaaatgttgtgtaAGCTTGACAGTATTGAACTGAGCTAGCTGAATCTTGTAGTTAAATTCTTGCTCTGTGCTTTCTTAGTAGTCAAGGCTGTGACTCAGAAGTAGAGCATTACAAGCATACTGTGGTGTTGTTGACAATAACAGACTAGTTCAGagctacagtatagtacagctagctagctagctacatgtatatgtacaaaCCTCAGCAAAGTGCAGCTGCATTtagtggtgggcgggtctggtcaaagtttatgcatggcttccagctagctgaacctagctagttagctagctcatgtagctccacagtagtactgctagttctgtgcctgtaactgttctaactgcataattctgaggctgtgagagcaagtttgactgtctccactgatgttcaaatgactgttttgctgtttttgcagtaaataaatcagttgttgactggttgcctagtaattatggtttataaacaacctcagcctcgggctgtgccctcggcattggttggttataagccataattactagtcaaccagtcaataactataacttatagccctttccttgccattcgtgaaatctggaacaggagcgtctttaggtcgatcaattagtgtggatccggcctcaccacgcctccaagtcattctattagtctagatccggctagcaattctagctgggactcccagttctagctccttttgtttagcgtgtcagagactgggagaagatgattggcactccctggctcctttggatgtacagctgtccagatccctagaacataccctccattctgacgagttatcagtgcatagggtgcttactagattcttgccagccagtacagttcaagctacacacagcaccgctcaactattctctaccccattatctagctaaatctggtccaactagacagcagacacagctagttaattcagtaaagccaggggtagccctacttctacggttgttcagtacccacggtaacaattcctctgggctgggctaactagttgagccacgcctcccaattctcaaggctaggtacatgtctctgtctagctgcttcttcagcttcttgctcagttttgtggcttagagaaaggccagctactcagggggaagagtccagatgaaagtctggcagccaggtgacgtccaaacggtcagttattctttccaccaactttttaatctagtctagtcctgcttgcactgctactactactgctgcctactgctgctactcttcctagctagtcaaaggtttcttttttttttttttttttttttataactacatatgcacaaagagacatcaaagcttacatcaaaggacacagatttttagcctacttgactgataaggcggttacctagactacagtttgtttgtcagggaggagctcacatacaacttcatctaattcatcataacgattccttacccattgttgtaatttctacaacagattgccaaggaaagagataatctcgcactagcctcgatcccagcccatCTCACTagtcaattgagagcggcctggattcgaggctagtctcgcaccagccccaATTAAAATGGGATAAttaatgaccttttgaccctggaCTTTCTGATAATTAGgctaattataatacttaataattacaatgttgACAATTGTCAATACATTACTAGGAACAATAACTATACACTATATTGTTCTCTTCTTCTCCCAGAGGTCAAGGGGTTTTTCACGATATGCCAATACTCCAGAATGTTAAGCATCACTCCTCTGTTGAATGGGTTCTTGTACTTCCCATCCATTGTCTTGAAATGCCGGTACCGGGTGTAGTTTACTTCCTCATTTATAGTCAGGTTGGTCAGCATGAGCTTGAACTGGGAGTGTGAgtattatgcatgcatcagTCAACTTATCTCGCAAATAATGGCATTGCTCTACCTAGTCTTAGTGCAGACTGAGTTAACAATCATACACATGTTCTGTGAATACAATAATGATGGTGTAATAAACATTGACAACCTGATTACAATACACAAACCCAAGTAAGATCCCTAATACTGTAGACTTCTGAGCCACAGAACTAGATATACTTATGTATGTAAGCACACAATACGTATAGTTGTACTGCTCACATTGTAGTACAGCATGTACGCTCCACTGAAGGAGAATAAAATGAAGAGTAATATAGCCACAATCATGAGTACATCCAGACCAGTTATCTTCACTACGTAGTAATTAAAATAGGCTCCAAACAGTCCGTTCACAAAGAGAACCCAGAGAAAGAAAGTAAATTGGATTCTGAAATAGAAGGTCGTGTATACCCATTAGTTTTTGTAACCGAAAAAATGTACCTGTTTTTGACACCAACACAGTTGTTGAGCCACCGGCAATGGTGGTCAAATTCCTCCACACAGCGGTTACAGTCTCTGCAGTGCTTTGCCCTCACAGGACGAACCGTCTTGCATGTATGACAAATGTTATATATCGGGTTGTTGATGTCATTGAAATCACCCCATAAAGATGGGTTGCCAATCTATGCAAGGACATGTAAACATTCaaacattattatatagctaacACATAACCAGAGGGATGTAATTTCAACTTACAAGTTTAACAGCTTCCTCATACGTACTCCTGTTTGTTTTGATAACCCCTGGATCGGAAAACTTCGCCCAAGGAAACATTACCCACAGTAACACACTAAAGATCCAATAACCAATATGCATATTGTAATGGTCGGCCAATGTTGGAGGGACAACCTGCACAGAATTCACAAAAGAGCTTATTACTGTTATAGTACGAACAGTTTACTGAATCCTTACCCTCAGAAAGTAAATGGGATATGTCCAAAAGAAGAATATCACCACAAAGAACAAAGACGAGCTCCTATTCTTGCCTCCGGGCCCAAACACCAGAGTCCTACATGTTGTTCACAGTATACGATTGCAATTGTATATTATCTATACCTCCAATCACAAAAGTTGGATGAGTCCTTGTTGTCTAGGTACTTTAGGACTATACGATGCCTCCTGCCCTCAGCAAGCTGTCTAGGTGTTTTGTTATTTCTATCCAATTCGTCAATCAATGCTCCCTATCATGTGAACAATGATGATAAATACCATTAACATAAATGTAAGTGCTGGCATCAGACATCCAAGGAAGATTTAGCTATCACCAACACTTGCGTGTCTATAGTTGGAAACTGCGAATTTTGGAATGCATCATCACATGTCAACACATCTACTGTGTGCAAAACAGCTATTTATAGCAGCAATTACTGATAACACTTCATTGTGGTATGCTAAGTAAGCAATGAATTTTATTTACTTACATGCTCCAGCAACATTTCACAGCACTGAACATCTCCTTTCAGACAGGCGGAATGAAGAGGAGTCTGCACAAAAGATTTTCTTTTATGCCTATAAACAACTGATTCTGAAACGTTAATCCCTGTAATAGTTGGGAAAATGATCCAGCAAACACTGATTGTGTGTTCGCAGCTACACCCCTACATGGAAATGAGTATGTATATACCTGTCCAAATGCATCCTTCTCCTTTGCACTCAGTCCAGCTGCTAGTAGTAAGTACGCAGCCTCTGgatgacctacatgtacacaatgacaGTCAATACTGCTTATAATGAAGTGGAGgcgtcaaagctacataacatgacataaagctactatatttatgcctcggtgcgcatgcgcaagcgaggtatacggtagtgtgtttgtgtgtgtgtctgtgtagactgctaacAGCTGCTAAAGGATAAATCgaatgcaagtaagagtttctataggcttctagtcatgtttacttggattttgatttgtggatttgcaaaataatgcttcgttcttgatagttttgcttacttggaatgccattgcagccttttcagaagagtgcgtagcaaaacttgtccatggagtgttgctactctacttagtagttagttctgcactagaacgctagctattggtagctgcaacagtgagaagagagctgcaaggctctactgatgcagccattaatcttAGGCTctaacttttggcatcgatcgttttgaacaacaatcatagtcgatcattacccactctttgagttctggattctgcctgcatgcagcaaaattaatcgatgcaaaaatgttcatcaaatattcatgatataatgtgtgtataaacgTTTtagttatgtagctttggcacctccaccgaggcatcagcaccagcGGTGCTTTCATATAGCAATaacttttatacacacattataattatcgtgaTTATCAGTTAGAGAACCTACTAGTGCCCTGATTCACTCTCCCCCTCCCCTTGGCTCAAACAGAGCATTTCCACCCACAACAATTGTAAAATGGAGGCTCACAACACAATTCCCAAGGGACCCTAAACAACAATTTAAAAAAAACAATGCTTTGGTTCCAgcctagcctcggtcccaggtcGATTTATAACGGAAAGAGCCTGGTAtttattgcatgggtgatagtgcgcacaTGTATTTAATATCCAGAATCAGGGCAATCCCTATtctcctttttttttttatctaTGATTCTATATGTTCAGCAGCGAGCTCCTATAGCATTGGTcaagaaggctttcacactctcatctacctctatgatggtcGTATGGTCGGGATGTCTGAGCTTGGTTCCATAgaggctatggcaagtctgtGGTGCTTCCAACTGCTGCTTGTGAAGACAACTCGACCATACGACCACCGTAGatagcctcttctggcttcagactagtgtgcaagccttctagacAAACGTAATAGatggcataagccacagcttcatgAAAATCAGTCACAGAGGTTAATGTAAACGGACTAGTTTATGCACTGAAGGTTCgcagtacgattacccataattattctggGTAAGTTGAAGTGCACACgcatcacccctgcaataggtacagGTCCTCTTTTCTACCTAGAGAAAAGTAGGGCCGGGAACAAGGCTAGTTACAGCCCATCTTTGAAAATGATGTTTGTTTTGATGATTAGCTCCCAAAAATTGAACACTCACCTTTGAAAGCTGCCCAATGAAGAGCACTGTCACCATTTATGTCAAGCAGGAATTTGTTGGCTCCTTTTTGTAGTAGGTAGCTGATACACAGCGACTGACCATACTGAGCTGAGATGATAAGTGGACTGCATCCATTTGCATCTAACGAATCGATGGGAACACCCCTCTCCAGGAACAGATCAAGGGTAACAGCATGACCATGCACACACGCCCAGTGAATAGGTTTTGGCCCATATTCATTTCTACTTTGCTCGTTAATGGGGCATCCACGATCAAGTAAGAACTCTAGCACATTGTTTGCTCCTCCAAGAGCTGCCCAATGCACAAAGGTGTGCCCCTCAGGATCTCTCTGCTGCAGAAACTGGTTTCCTTCCCGCTCCACTATTTCACGAACCTTGTTTAAATTGCTGTGACGTAGGAAAATAACATAGCCAAGGTCTTTCATTTTTTGAACCagcattgcctacacaatCTGTCCAGACAAAAAGCTTTTATAATTTATAAGCCTCACCCATATTTGCAAGCGTTGATAAAGGTGGTGACAACGCTCTCATCTGAGACTGGTTCAATCTCCACTTCACTGTCGTCTTCGAAGTCACTGTAAGACATACTGACTCTGCTGACTCATTTGTAATTGTACAGTACAGAATGTAGGAGGAACCGAAGAACCTCTGACCCGGGACCCAAAGGAGGTGCAGCTCAGGCTTTGATTGTttgatagcctcgattccaggccactattgaaggggctggagtcgaggctatgtatgattgagcaataattatccaccCATGccccgcccacgtcgtatgtttttgctgagagtaaagGCTAATTCCTTTATATCGTaaacttatacacaagtgcagtttcatacatgtacaaaaaataatttataAATAAATTTATCACACTAATTGTGAGGTTCCAGTTAGTTACAGCCGATGAGGCCACATTCGGCACTCATTTAATAGGTCTACAGGAGATCTTATGAAGCATCCCGAGTGCGAGCGTGCTCCCCTGATGTAGCGAATTGAAGATCTCAACCAGGAGAAGGTGAGGCGACATCTCAGCCAGTATATGGTTCTATTATAAGGATCGTCTCTCTTGGAAGCCAGGAGACAGACTAGGCGCTTATAAAAAGTAATTGCCTCAGTTCCGAGTCCACCTGTTGCCGAGAAAACCAGGGGTGTGAACGAGGCATGCTCTACCTCCCTGACTCTTTGTTTATAGGCGTTCTTCTTCAGTCTTTTGTATTTCCGATAGCATTGAAGCGGTGAGATTAGTGTTTCTGTTTGAGCGAGCATGTGGGTTGAACACTCTCACGCCACAGAAGGTTCTTTCATGCCTACCTCCCCAGAATCCGCTCATGGCGACGTCTAGTTTTGCCCCATCTTGTGATGGCGGAGGCTCCCTGATAAAGAAAGAAGATAAATCGTTTAAAGAATTTCACTAATTAGAGCCAgagtccaacctcctctgaactAGAGccaaggttaatcgtgtcctccctatATAGCCCTCCCTCTAGTACggcaccagaggaggtcggacatcacttgaactttcactaattatgaccttttaatgacattcgatattccaggccaaattgcttttcgtttttgctgactcagcagtagctCTGCTAGCTCTAtttagccgccctctaaaagttgggcggcctaatcacgagtctatgttatagagggcgactgattCACGAGACAATACTTCTGCACTGTTTCTGTCGCTaaatctgttgacagctagttgtgtttggtgtctatTTAATATAgttactggacctaaccctatcagcacataatagccatactagctagatccgcctagatccagtcatgttctactgctgagtcagcaaaaacgaaaagcaatttggcctggaatgtcattaaaaggtcataattagtgaaagttcaagtgatgtccgacttCCTCTGGTGGTACGGCACACTCCCCAGAGCCCAGAgcgaagggagtggtttccagtctaagtgtttcgtgtatctatggttaaagTTTTTGGGACACTTATTGTCGTTTGCACTGCACTGTCGTCTGTCGTCATTCAATGGCTTGGAGGCAAGCCCTCAGTATAAATCTGAAGGAGGTTCGTTTGCATCTATGCCAGACATCAAAGAGCAGTCATGGAGTGAGGTGAATTTACGGGCTGTTTGTTGATGCTTATTAATTGGAGAACGTATAatagcatagattgaaaaggaaggggattggaaacgaccaggccacCCTGTGTCAACaggtgaaacactccgcgttatgatttcgcgctcgcTGAATGCTTTAGTTTTTACCGTACtcaggttgtatttcaactgtttctagctctcctatccactatcAATCACTCAgaagctgggaggtactctagagaagtaagtttacaccactgacaagctctaagtccc
This genomic stretch from Halichondria panicea chromosome 16, odHalPani1.1, whole genome shotgun sequence harbors:
- the LOC135350361 gene encoding uncharacterized protein LOC135350361 produces the protein MSYSDFEDDSEVEIEPVSDESVVTTFINACKYGNLNKVREIVEREGNQFLQQRDPEGHTFVHWAALGGANNVLEFLLDRGCPINEQSRNEYGPKPIHWACVHGHAVTLDLFLERGVPIDSLDANGCSPLIISAQYGQSLCISYLLQKGANKFLLDINGDSALHWAAFKGHPEAAYLLLAAGLSAKEKDAFGQTPLHSACLKGDVQCCEMLLEHGALIDELDRNNKTPRQLAEGRRHRIVLKYLDNKDSSNFCDWRTLVFGPGGKNRSSSLFFVVIFFFWTYPIYFLRVVPPTLADHYNMHIGYWIFSVLLWVMFPWAKFSDPGVIKTNRSTYEEAVKLIGNPSLWGDFNDINNPIYNICHTCKTVRPVRAKHCRDCNRCVEEFDHHCRWLNNCVGVKNRIQFTFFLWVLFVNGLFGAYFNYYVVKITGLDVLMIVAILLFILFSFSGAYMLYYNFKLMLTNLTINEEVNYTRYRHFKTMDGKYKNPFNRGVMLNILEYWHIVKNPLTSGRRREQYSV